The following coding sequences lie in one Fundulus heteroclitus isolate FHET01 chromosome 20, MU-UCD_Fhet_4.1, whole genome shotgun sequence genomic window:
- the zmynd8 gene encoding protein kinase C-binding protein 1 isoform X2, producing MQPQSVIEEEEKTEKHPEVEEMEISTRSRDAGSTERMAQKRKVPSPSPSSNGHSPADTSPCPVKKKKKPGAVSSSKDQSELRHGPFYYAKQPALTSDPVDVVPQDGRNDFYCWLCHREGQVLCCELCPRVYHAKCLKLPAEPEGDWFCPECEKITVAECIETQSKAMMMLTTEQLSYLLKFALQKMKQPGDHPRLSSRSPHAASSQRKTFNWTEPFQKPVSLEQHPDYAEYIFHPMDLCTLEKNIKKKMYGCTEAFLADVKWILHNCIIYNGGNHKLTATAKVIVKICEHEMNEIEVCPECYLSACQKRENWFCEPCSHPHPLVWAKLKGFPFWPAKALRDKDGQVDARFFGQHDRAWVPLNNCYLMSKEIPFSVKKTKSIFNSAMQEMEVYVENMRKKFNVFNYAPFRTPYTPDNNFQLLLDPSDPASTAVKPEKPEKIKLSIDMSASPKIALTRTILPGGGVGGSTAGRRRPLGDAQRSPMSASSSAHGGSDGEQETADGSQAKSAVSQSSAGEESIDCTGNSLDSPKSADSQTADAPKQEKTPHTGSILNLNLDRSKAEMDLKELSETVQQKQGAAPALTSPKRQIKSRFQLNLDKTIESCKAQLGIEEISVDVYKGVEHSDSEDSDKSDSSESEYATDEESKPKPGQDPVPKGELQKEPAKSKAKEQSSVSQAEKDEGDLLVSNATNDTSSTVPDDSTEEKISPDLGKKNPDVTETAPEAPLPKDKSQVKQKEPKQTVPAEDSDSEKELVIDLGEEQPGKEKKRSRKDSVINKDSTAGKALTTSVPPSPNTPATSTSCSVSTQSLMAVPVTMVTFTASSPATVSHSSISSATTTPSSSSSAPTLKKQRPLLPREAVPVVQRAVVWSPAAKFQTSSQKWHMQKVQRQQQTQQLVVAPQTQASSPRQSQAQALNQTQVAGDGSAAVPSSSSSAQQSSQSSRYQTRQAAKTVKQKDPPISTPAGPQASSSAASVAMPAPSSGLATPASSPAAPDLYVPTASADVAADIAKYTNKIMDAIKGTMTEIYDDLSKSTSGNTIGEIKRLRIEIEKLQWLHQQELSEMKHNLELTMAEMRQSLEQERERLMAEVKKQMELEKQQAVDETKKKQWCASCRKEAIFYCCWNTSYCDYPCQQAHWPEHMKSCTQSGNNMFQATAPQQEPEAEPTAEVPNKGAGQTSSGPTTLRDAPASASSDKDCDTEKSTENVAVTLS from the exons TGTTATAGAAGaagaggagaaaacagaaaaacacccaGAAGTAGAAGAAATGGAGATCTCTACGAGATCAAGAG ACGCAGGCTCAACAGAGAGGATGGCCCAGAAGAGAAAGGTCCCAAGTCCTTCACCCTCATCGAATGGCCACTCCCCTGCTGACACCTCACCTTGTCcggtgaaaaagaagaaaaagcccGGAGCCGTCAGCAGCAGCAAAGACCAG TCTGAGCTAAGACATGGACCCTTTTACTACGCCAAGCAGCCAGCACTCACCTCAGACCCTGTTGACGTTGTACCGCAGGACGGCAGGAACGACTTTTACTGCTGGCTGTGCCACCGCGAGGGGCAAGTGCTCTGCTGCGAGCTCTGCCCCAGGGTATACCACGCCAAGTGTCTCAAACTGCCAGCTGAGCCCGAGGGCGACTGGTTCTGTCCCGAATGTGAG AAAATAACTGTTGCTGAGTGTATAGAGACCCAGAGCAAGGCCATGATGATGCTCACTACAGAGCAACTTTCTTACCTACTTAAGTTTGCTCTGCAGAAGATGAAGCAACCAGGT GATCATCCCCGCTTGTCATCTCGCTCCCCACATGCAGCTTCCTCGCAGAGAAAGACTTTTAATTGG ACTGAACCTTTCCAGAAACCAGTGTCTCTTGAACAGCATCCTGATTATGCAGAGTATATTTTTCATCCTATGGATCTTTGCACACTTGAGAAG aatattaaaaagaaaatgtacggCTGCACAGAGGCCTTTTTGGCAGATGTTAAATGGATTTTGCACAATTGCATTATCTACAATGGAG GCAATCACAAGCTCACAGCTACAGCTAAAGTGATCGTGAAAATCTGCGAACATGAG atgaatGAGATCGAAGTGTGTCCGGAGTGTTATCTGTCCGCTTGccaaaagagagaaaactggTTCTGTGAACCCTGT AGCCACCCGCACCCTCTCGTATGGGCCAAATTGAAAGGGTTTCCATTCTGGCCTGCTAAAGCTTTGCGGGACAAAGACGGACAAGTGGACGCCCGCTTCTTCGGCCAGCACGACAG GGCCTGGGTCCCTCTGAACAACTGCTACCTCATGTCCAAGGAGATCCCCTTCTCTGTGAAGAAGACCAAAAGCATTTTCAACAGCGCCATGCAAGAGATGGAGGTGTACGTGGAGAACATGAGAAAGAAGTTCAACGTTTTTAACTACGCCCCCTTCAGGACGCCGTACACTCCTGACAACAACTTCCAGCTGCTTCTTGATCCTTCCGACCCCGCGTCCACTGCCGTGAAACCCGAGAAACCGGAGAAGATCAAGTTGAGCATCGATATGTCCGCGTCGCCCAAGATCGCCCTGACCAGGACCATCCTGCCTGGGGGAGGAGTGGGGGGGAGCACAGCGGGGCGACGACGCCCTCTGGGTGACGCGCAGCGGTCCCCTATGAGCGCCAGCTCCTCTGCGCACGGCGGCTCCGATGGGGAGCAGGAAACGGCAGACGGGTCTCAGGCAAAATCGGCGGTCAGTCAGTCCAGCGCGGGAGAAGAGTCCATTGACTGTACAG GAAATTCCCTGGACAGTCCGAAATCAGCTGACTCTCAGACTGCTGACGCCCCCAAGCAGGAGAAGACGCCACACACTGGAAGCATTCTGAACCTTAATTTAG ATCGAAGTAAAGCAGAAATGGATCTAAAGGAGCTCAGCGAGACGGTTCAGCAGAAGCAGGGAGCCGCTCCGGCCCTCACCTCTCCAAAACGGCAGATCAAAAGCCGCTTCCAGCTAAACCTGGACAAGACAATCGAGAGTTGCAAAGCACAGTTGG GTATTGAGGAAATCTCGGTGGATGTTTATAAAGGCGTGGAGCACAGTGACTCTGAAGACTCCGACAAATCTGACTCCAGCGAGAGTGAGTATGCCACAGATGAAGAGTCAAAGCCGAAGCCTGGCCAAGACCCGGTACCCAAAGGGGAACTGCAGAAGGAGCCTGCCAAAAGTAAAGCGAAAGAGCAATCTTCTGTAAGCCAGGCAGAGAAAGACGAAGGTGATCTACTCGTGTCAAATGCCACAAATGATACCAGTTCTACGGTACCTGACGATTCGACTGAAGAAAAAATAAGCCCCGACTTGGGAAAAAAGAACCCAGATGTGACCGAAACAGCTCCAGAAGCCCCTTTGCCTAAAGACAAGTCCCAGGTGAAACAAAAGGAGCCAAAACAGACGGTGCCAGCTGAGGACTCTGACTCAGAGAAGGAGCTAGTTATTGATCTTGGAGAAGAACAGCCTggcaaagagaaaaagaggagcAGAAAAGACAGCGTTATTAACAAAGACTCAACAGCAG gAAAAGCTTTGACCACATCAGTGCCCCCATCACCAAACACCCCCGCCACTTCCACATCCTGCAGTGTTTCCACTCAGTCTCTTATGGCCGTTCCTGTCACTATGGTCACATTCACTGCTTCCTCTCCTGCAACAGTAAGCCACTCCTCCATCTCCAGTGCCACCACAACGCCATCGTCTTCCTCGTCTGCGCCCACTTTGAAgaaacagcgccccctgctgcccAGAGAGGCGGTGCCGGTGGTTCAGAGAGCTGTGGTGTGGAGTCCCGCTGCAAAGTTCCAGACTTCTTCTCAGAAGTGGCACATGCAGAAGGTGCAGCGGCAGCAGCAAACCCAGCAGCTCGTGGTGGCCCCACAAACGCAGGCGTCCTCTCCCAGACAGAGCCAGGCCCAAGCGCTCAACCAGACACAGGTCGCTGGCGATGGCTCCGCAGCCGTTCCttcttcctcatcctcagcTCAGCAGTCCTCGCAAAGCTCTCGCTATCAGACCAGGCAGGCTGCCAAGA CCGTTAAACAAAAGGACCCTCCCATCAGCACACCTGCAGGCCCCCAGGCATCCAGCAGTGCAGCCTCTGTTGCCATGCCAGCGCCATCATCGGGTCTGGCCACGCCCGCGTCCTCACCGGCTGCACCGGACCTGTACGTTCCCACTGCCTCGGCAGATGTGGCGGCAGACATTGCAAAGTATACAAATAAA ataatgGATGCGATTAAAGGTACGATGACTGAAATATACGATGACCTGTCTAAGAGTACTTCAGGGAACACAATAGGAGAG ATAAAACGGCTGAGAATTGAAATAGAAAAACTACAATGGTTGCATCAACAGGAGTTGTCTGAAATGAAGCACAACCTTG AGCTGACGATGGCAGAAATGAGACAGAGCCTGGAGCAGGAAAGGGAGAGGCTAATGGCCGAAGTGAAGAAGCAGATGGAGCTGGAGAAGCAGCAGGCGGTGGATGAAACCAAGAAGAAACAGTGGTGCGCTAGCTGCAGGAAAGAGGCCATCTTCTACTGCTGCTGGAACACCAGCTACTGTGATTACCCCTGTCAGCAAGCCCACTGGCCAGAACACATGAAGTCCTGCACTCAGTCAGGTAACAACATGTTCcaag CGACCGCCCCACAGCAGGAACCCGAGGCTGAGCCAACAGCGGAAGTCCCAAACAAAGGTGCAGGGCAGACGAGCAGTGGCCCTACTACCCTAAGAGATGCCCCAGCGTCTGCCTCTTCAGACAAAGACTGTGACACAGAGAAAAGTACTGAAAATGTTGCTGTAACCTTGTCTTAG
- the zmynd8 gene encoding protein kinase C-binding protein 1 isoform X9 — MQPQSVIEEEEKTEKHPEVEEMEISTRSRDAGSTERMAQKRKVPSPSPSSNGHSPADTSPCPVKKKKKPGAVSSSKDQSELRHGPFYYAKQPALTSDPVDVVPQDGRNDFYCWLCHREGQVLCCELCPRVYHAKCLKLPAEPEGDWFCPECEKITVAECIETQSKAMMMLTTEQLSYLLKFALQKMKQPGDHPRLSSRSPHAASSQRKTFNWTEPFQKPVSLEQHPDYAEYIFHPMDLCTLEKNIKKKMYGCTEAFLADVKWILHNCIIYNGGNHKLTATAKVIVKICEHEMNEIEVCPECYLSACQKRENWFCEPCSHPHPLVWAKLKGFPFWPAKALRDKDGQVDARFFGQHDRAWVPLNNCYLMSKEIPFSVKKTKSIFNSAMQEMEVYVENMRKKFNVFNYAPFRTPYTPDNNFQLLLDPSDPASTAVKPEKPEKIKLSIDMSASPKIALTRTILPGGGVGGSTAGRRRPLGDAQRSPMSASSSAHGGSDGEQETADGSQAKSAVSQSSAGEESIDCTGNSLDSPKSADSQTADAPKQEKTPHTGSILNLNLDRSKAEMDLKELSETVQQKQGAAPALTSPKRQIKSRFQLNLDKTIESCKAQLGIEEISVDVYKGVEHSDSEDSDKSDSSESEYATDEESKPKPGQDPVPKGELQKEPAKSKAKEQSSVSQAEKDEGDLLVSNATNDTSSTVPDDSTEEKISPDLGKKNPDVTETAPEAPLPKDKSQVKQKEPKQTVPAEDSDSEKELVIDLGEEQPGKEKKRSRKDSVINKDSTAGKPEVSHSSISSATTTPSSSSSAPTLKKQRPLLPREAVPVVQRAVVWSPAAKFQTSSQKWHMQKVQRQQQTQQLVVAPQTQASSPRQSQAQALNQTQVAGDGSAAVPSSSSSAQQSSQSSRYQTRQAAKTVKQKDPPISTPAGPQASSSAASVAMPAPSSGLATPASSPAAPDLYVPTASADVAADIAKYTNKIMDAIKGTMTEIYDDLSKSTSGNTIGEIKRLRIEIEKLQWLHQQELSEMKHNLELTMAEMRQSLEQERERLMAEVKKQMELEKQQAVDETKKKQWCASCRKEAIFYCCWNTSYCDYPCQQAHWPEHMKSCTQSATAPQQEPEAEPTAEVPNKGAGQTSSGPTTLRDAPASASSDKDCDTEKSTENVAVTLS; from the exons TGTTATAGAAGaagaggagaaaacagaaaaacacccaGAAGTAGAAGAAATGGAGATCTCTACGAGATCAAGAG ACGCAGGCTCAACAGAGAGGATGGCCCAGAAGAGAAAGGTCCCAAGTCCTTCACCCTCATCGAATGGCCACTCCCCTGCTGACACCTCACCTTGTCcggtgaaaaagaagaaaaagcccGGAGCCGTCAGCAGCAGCAAAGACCAG TCTGAGCTAAGACATGGACCCTTTTACTACGCCAAGCAGCCAGCACTCACCTCAGACCCTGTTGACGTTGTACCGCAGGACGGCAGGAACGACTTTTACTGCTGGCTGTGCCACCGCGAGGGGCAAGTGCTCTGCTGCGAGCTCTGCCCCAGGGTATACCACGCCAAGTGTCTCAAACTGCCAGCTGAGCCCGAGGGCGACTGGTTCTGTCCCGAATGTGAG AAAATAACTGTTGCTGAGTGTATAGAGACCCAGAGCAAGGCCATGATGATGCTCACTACAGAGCAACTTTCTTACCTACTTAAGTTTGCTCTGCAGAAGATGAAGCAACCAGGT GATCATCCCCGCTTGTCATCTCGCTCCCCACATGCAGCTTCCTCGCAGAGAAAGACTTTTAATTGG ACTGAACCTTTCCAGAAACCAGTGTCTCTTGAACAGCATCCTGATTATGCAGAGTATATTTTTCATCCTATGGATCTTTGCACACTTGAGAAG aatattaaaaagaaaatgtacggCTGCACAGAGGCCTTTTTGGCAGATGTTAAATGGATTTTGCACAATTGCATTATCTACAATGGAG GCAATCACAAGCTCACAGCTACAGCTAAAGTGATCGTGAAAATCTGCGAACATGAG atgaatGAGATCGAAGTGTGTCCGGAGTGTTATCTGTCCGCTTGccaaaagagagaaaactggTTCTGTGAACCCTGT AGCCACCCGCACCCTCTCGTATGGGCCAAATTGAAAGGGTTTCCATTCTGGCCTGCTAAAGCTTTGCGGGACAAAGACGGACAAGTGGACGCCCGCTTCTTCGGCCAGCACGACAG GGCCTGGGTCCCTCTGAACAACTGCTACCTCATGTCCAAGGAGATCCCCTTCTCTGTGAAGAAGACCAAAAGCATTTTCAACAGCGCCATGCAAGAGATGGAGGTGTACGTGGAGAACATGAGAAAGAAGTTCAACGTTTTTAACTACGCCCCCTTCAGGACGCCGTACACTCCTGACAACAACTTCCAGCTGCTTCTTGATCCTTCCGACCCCGCGTCCACTGCCGTGAAACCCGAGAAACCGGAGAAGATCAAGTTGAGCATCGATATGTCCGCGTCGCCCAAGATCGCCCTGACCAGGACCATCCTGCCTGGGGGAGGAGTGGGGGGGAGCACAGCGGGGCGACGACGCCCTCTGGGTGACGCGCAGCGGTCCCCTATGAGCGCCAGCTCCTCTGCGCACGGCGGCTCCGATGGGGAGCAGGAAACGGCAGACGGGTCTCAGGCAAAATCGGCGGTCAGTCAGTCCAGCGCGGGAGAAGAGTCCATTGACTGTACAG GAAATTCCCTGGACAGTCCGAAATCAGCTGACTCTCAGACTGCTGACGCCCCCAAGCAGGAGAAGACGCCACACACTGGAAGCATTCTGAACCTTAATTTAG ATCGAAGTAAAGCAGAAATGGATCTAAAGGAGCTCAGCGAGACGGTTCAGCAGAAGCAGGGAGCCGCTCCGGCCCTCACCTCTCCAAAACGGCAGATCAAAAGCCGCTTCCAGCTAAACCTGGACAAGACAATCGAGAGTTGCAAAGCACAGTTGG GTATTGAGGAAATCTCGGTGGATGTTTATAAAGGCGTGGAGCACAGTGACTCTGAAGACTCCGACAAATCTGACTCCAGCGAGAGTGAGTATGCCACAGATGAAGAGTCAAAGCCGAAGCCTGGCCAAGACCCGGTACCCAAAGGGGAACTGCAGAAGGAGCCTGCCAAAAGTAAAGCGAAAGAGCAATCTTCTGTAAGCCAGGCAGAGAAAGACGAAGGTGATCTACTCGTGTCAAATGCCACAAATGATACCAGTTCTACGGTACCTGACGATTCGACTGAAGAAAAAATAAGCCCCGACTTGGGAAAAAAGAACCCAGATGTGACCGAAACAGCTCCAGAAGCCCCTTTGCCTAAAGACAAGTCCCAGGTGAAACAAAAGGAGCCAAAACAGACGGTGCCAGCTGAGGACTCTGACTCAGAGAAGGAGCTAGTTATTGATCTTGGAGAAGAACAGCCTggcaaagagaaaaagaggagcAGAAAAGACAGCGTTATTAACAAAGACTCAACAGCAGGTAAACCTGAAG TAAGCCACTCCTCCATCTCCAGTGCCACCACAACGCCATCGTCTTCCTCGTCTGCGCCCACTTTGAAgaaacagcgccccctgctgcccAGAGAGGCGGTGCCGGTGGTTCAGAGAGCTGTGGTGTGGAGTCCCGCTGCAAAGTTCCAGACTTCTTCTCAGAAGTGGCACATGCAGAAGGTGCAGCGGCAGCAGCAAACCCAGCAGCTCGTGGTGGCCCCACAAACGCAGGCGTCCTCTCCCAGACAGAGCCAGGCCCAAGCGCTCAACCAGACACAGGTCGCTGGCGATGGCTCCGCAGCCGTTCCttcttcctcatcctcagcTCAGCAGTCCTCGCAAAGCTCTCGCTATCAGACCAGGCAGGCTGCCAAGA CCGTTAAACAAAAGGACCCTCCCATCAGCACACCTGCAGGCCCCCAGGCATCCAGCAGTGCAGCCTCTGTTGCCATGCCAGCGCCATCATCGGGTCTGGCCACGCCCGCGTCCTCACCGGCTGCACCGGACCTGTACGTTCCCACTGCCTCGGCAGATGTGGCGGCAGACATTGCAAAGTATACAAATAAA ataatgGATGCGATTAAAGGTACGATGACTGAAATATACGATGACCTGTCTAAGAGTACTTCAGGGAACACAATAGGAGAG ATAAAACGGCTGAGAATTGAAATAGAAAAACTACAATGGTTGCATCAACAGGAGTTGTCTGAAATGAAGCACAACCTTG AGCTGACGATGGCAGAAATGAGACAGAGCCTGGAGCAGGAAAGGGAGAGGCTAATGGCCGAAGTGAAGAAGCAGATGGAGCTGGAGAAGCAGCAGGCGGTGGATGAAACCAAGAAGAAACAGTGGTGCGCTAGCTGCAGGAAAGAGGCCATCTTCTACTGCTGCTGGAACACCAGCTACTGTGATTACCCCTGTCAGCAAGCCCACTGGCCAGAACACATGAAGTCCTGCACTCAGTCAG CGACCGCCCCACAGCAGGAACCCGAGGCTGAGCCAACAGCGGAAGTCCCAAACAAAGGTGCAGGGCAGACGAGCAGTGGCCCTACTACCCTAAGAGATGCCCCAGCGTCTGCCTCTTCAGACAAAGACTGTGACACAGAGAAAAGTACTGAAAATGTTGCTGTAACCTTGTCTTAG
- the zmynd8 gene encoding protein kinase C-binding protein 1 isoform X4 — MEISTRSRDAGSTERMAQKRKVPSPSPSSNGHSPADTSPCPVKKKKKPGAVSSSKDQSELRHGPFYYAKQPALTSDPVDVVPQDGRNDFYCWLCHREGQVLCCELCPRVYHAKCLKLPAEPEGDWFCPECEKITVAECIETQSKAMMMLTTEQLSYLLKFALQKMKQPGDHPRLSSRSPHAASSQRKTFNWTEPFQKPVSLEQHPDYAEYIFHPMDLCTLEKNIKKKMYGCTEAFLADVKWILHNCIIYNGGNHKLTATAKVIVKICEHEMNEIEVCPECYLSACQKRENWFCEPCSHPHPLVWAKLKGFPFWPAKALRDKDGQVDARFFGQHDRAWVPLNNCYLMSKEIPFSVKKTKSIFNSAMQEMEVYVENMRKKFNVFNYAPFRTPYTPDNNFQLLLDPSDPASTAVKPEKPEKIKLSIDMSASPKIALTRTILPGGGVGGSTAGRRRPLGDAQRSPMSASSSAHGGSDGEQETADGSQAKSAVSQSSAGEESIDCTGNSLDSPKSADSQTADAPKQEKTPHTGSILNLNLDRSKAEMDLKELSETVQQKQGAAPALTSPKRQIKSRFQLNLDKTIESCKAQLGIEEISVDVYKGVEHSDSEDSDKSDSSESEYATDEESKPKPGQDPVPKGELQKEPAKSKAKEQSSVSQAEKDEGDLLVSNATNDTSSTVPDDSTEEKISPDLGKKNPDVTETAPEAPLPKDKSQVKQKEPKQTVPAEDSDSEKELVIDLGEEQPGKEKKRSRKDSVINKDSTAGKPEGKALTTSVPPSPNTPATSTSCSVSTQSLMAVPVTMVTFTASSPATVSHSSISSATTTPSSSSSAPTLKKQRPLLPREAVPVVQRAVVWSPAAKFQTSSQKWHMQKVQRQQQTQQLVVAPQTQASSPRQSQAQALNQTQVAGDGSAAVPSSSSSAQQSSQSSRYQTRQAAKTVKQKDPPISTPAGPQASSSAASVAMPAPSSGLATPASSPAAPDLYVPTASADVAADIAKYTNKIMDAIKGTMTEIYDDLSKSTSGNTIGEIKRLRIEIEKLQWLHQQELSEMKHNLELTMAEMRQSLEQERERLMAEVKKQMELEKQQAVDETKKKQWCASCRKEAIFYCCWNTSYCDYPCQQAHWPEHMKSCTQSGNNMFQATAPQQEPEAEPTAEVPNKGAGQTSSGPTTLRDAPASASSDKDCDTEKSTENVAVTLS; from the exons ATGGAGATCTCTACGAGATCAAGAG ACGCAGGCTCAACAGAGAGGATGGCCCAGAAGAGAAAGGTCCCAAGTCCTTCACCCTCATCGAATGGCCACTCCCCTGCTGACACCTCACCTTGTCcggtgaaaaagaagaaaaagcccGGAGCCGTCAGCAGCAGCAAAGACCAG TCTGAGCTAAGACATGGACCCTTTTACTACGCCAAGCAGCCAGCACTCACCTCAGACCCTGTTGACGTTGTACCGCAGGACGGCAGGAACGACTTTTACTGCTGGCTGTGCCACCGCGAGGGGCAAGTGCTCTGCTGCGAGCTCTGCCCCAGGGTATACCACGCCAAGTGTCTCAAACTGCCAGCTGAGCCCGAGGGCGACTGGTTCTGTCCCGAATGTGAG AAAATAACTGTTGCTGAGTGTATAGAGACCCAGAGCAAGGCCATGATGATGCTCACTACAGAGCAACTTTCTTACCTACTTAAGTTTGCTCTGCAGAAGATGAAGCAACCAGGT GATCATCCCCGCTTGTCATCTCGCTCCCCACATGCAGCTTCCTCGCAGAGAAAGACTTTTAATTGG ACTGAACCTTTCCAGAAACCAGTGTCTCTTGAACAGCATCCTGATTATGCAGAGTATATTTTTCATCCTATGGATCTTTGCACACTTGAGAAG aatattaaaaagaaaatgtacggCTGCACAGAGGCCTTTTTGGCAGATGTTAAATGGATTTTGCACAATTGCATTATCTACAATGGAG GCAATCACAAGCTCACAGCTACAGCTAAAGTGATCGTGAAAATCTGCGAACATGAG atgaatGAGATCGAAGTGTGTCCGGAGTGTTATCTGTCCGCTTGccaaaagagagaaaactggTTCTGTGAACCCTGT AGCCACCCGCACCCTCTCGTATGGGCCAAATTGAAAGGGTTTCCATTCTGGCCTGCTAAAGCTTTGCGGGACAAAGACGGACAAGTGGACGCCCGCTTCTTCGGCCAGCACGACAG GGCCTGGGTCCCTCTGAACAACTGCTACCTCATGTCCAAGGAGATCCCCTTCTCTGTGAAGAAGACCAAAAGCATTTTCAACAGCGCCATGCAAGAGATGGAGGTGTACGTGGAGAACATGAGAAAGAAGTTCAACGTTTTTAACTACGCCCCCTTCAGGACGCCGTACACTCCTGACAACAACTTCCAGCTGCTTCTTGATCCTTCCGACCCCGCGTCCACTGCCGTGAAACCCGAGAAACCGGAGAAGATCAAGTTGAGCATCGATATGTCCGCGTCGCCCAAGATCGCCCTGACCAGGACCATCCTGCCTGGGGGAGGAGTGGGGGGGAGCACAGCGGGGCGACGACGCCCTCTGGGTGACGCGCAGCGGTCCCCTATGAGCGCCAGCTCCTCTGCGCACGGCGGCTCCGATGGGGAGCAGGAAACGGCAGACGGGTCTCAGGCAAAATCGGCGGTCAGTCAGTCCAGCGCGGGAGAAGAGTCCATTGACTGTACAG GAAATTCCCTGGACAGTCCGAAATCAGCTGACTCTCAGACTGCTGACGCCCCCAAGCAGGAGAAGACGCCACACACTGGAAGCATTCTGAACCTTAATTTAG ATCGAAGTAAAGCAGAAATGGATCTAAAGGAGCTCAGCGAGACGGTTCAGCAGAAGCAGGGAGCCGCTCCGGCCCTCACCTCTCCAAAACGGCAGATCAAAAGCCGCTTCCAGCTAAACCTGGACAAGACAATCGAGAGTTGCAAAGCACAGTTGG GTATTGAGGAAATCTCGGTGGATGTTTATAAAGGCGTGGAGCACAGTGACTCTGAAGACTCCGACAAATCTGACTCCAGCGAGAGTGAGTATGCCACAGATGAAGAGTCAAAGCCGAAGCCTGGCCAAGACCCGGTACCCAAAGGGGAACTGCAGAAGGAGCCTGCCAAAAGTAAAGCGAAAGAGCAATCTTCTGTAAGCCAGGCAGAGAAAGACGAAGGTGATCTACTCGTGTCAAATGCCACAAATGATACCAGTTCTACGGTACCTGACGATTCGACTGAAGAAAAAATAAGCCCCGACTTGGGAAAAAAGAACCCAGATGTGACCGAAACAGCTCCAGAAGCCCCTTTGCCTAAAGACAAGTCCCAGGTGAAACAAAAGGAGCCAAAACAGACGGTGCCAGCTGAGGACTCTGACTCAGAGAAGGAGCTAGTTATTGATCTTGGAGAAGAACAGCCTggcaaagagaaaaagaggagcAGAAAAGACAGCGTTATTAACAAAGACTCAACAGCAGGTAAACCTGAAG gAAAAGCTTTGACCACATCAGTGCCCCCATCACCAAACACCCCCGCCACTTCCACATCCTGCAGTGTTTCCACTCAGTCTCTTATGGCCGTTCCTGTCACTATGGTCACATTCACTGCTTCCTCTCCTGCAACAGTAAGCCACTCCTCCATCTCCAGTGCCACCACAACGCCATCGTCTTCCTCGTCTGCGCCCACTTTGAAgaaacagcgccccctgctgcccAGAGAGGCGGTGCCGGTGGTTCAGAGAGCTGTGGTGTGGAGTCCCGCTGCAAAGTTCCAGACTTCTTCTCAGAAGTGGCACATGCAGAAGGTGCAGCGGCAGCAGCAAACCCAGCAGCTCGTGGTGGCCCCACAAACGCAGGCGTCCTCTCCCAGACAGAGCCAGGCCCAAGCGCTCAACCAGACACAGGTCGCTGGCGATGGCTCCGCAGCCGTTCCttcttcctcatcctcagcTCAGCAGTCCTCGCAAAGCTCTCGCTATCAGACCAGGCAGGCTGCCAAGA CCGTTAAACAAAAGGACCCTCCCATCAGCACACCTGCAGGCCCCCAGGCATCCAGCAGTGCAGCCTCTGTTGCCATGCCAGCGCCATCATCGGGTCTGGCCACGCCCGCGTCCTCACCGGCTGCACCGGACCTGTACGTTCCCACTGCCTCGGCAGATGTGGCGGCAGACATTGCAAAGTATACAAATAAA ataatgGATGCGATTAAAGGTACGATGACTGAAATATACGATGACCTGTCTAAGAGTACTTCAGGGAACACAATAGGAGAG ATAAAACGGCTGAGAATTGAAATAGAAAAACTACAATGGTTGCATCAACAGGAGTTGTCTGAAATGAAGCACAACCTTG AGCTGACGATGGCAGAAATGAGACAGAGCCTGGAGCAGGAAAGGGAGAGGCTAATGGCCGAAGTGAAGAAGCAGATGGAGCTGGAGAAGCAGCAGGCGGTGGATGAAACCAAGAAGAAACAGTGGTGCGCTAGCTGCAGGAAAGAGGCCATCTTCTACTGCTGCTGGAACACCAGCTACTGTGATTACCCCTGTCAGCAAGCCCACTGGCCAGAACACATGAAGTCCTGCACTCAGTCAGGTAACAACATGTTCcaag CGACCGCCCCACAGCAGGAACCCGAGGCTGAGCCAACAGCGGAAGTCCCAAACAAAGGTGCAGGGCAGACGAGCAGTGGCCCTACTACCCTAAGAGATGCCCCAGCGTCTGCCTCTTCAGACAAAGACTGTGACACAGAGAAAAGTACTGAAAATGTTGCTGTAACCTTGTCTTAG